ATCACCCGGGACATTCATACGAAACATTTTTGTAAGTTAAACCTTTATTCAGATCGTGGAGCTAGCAATACAtcttaaattaattttcatatgcTTCAGTGTCATGCTGTATTCAACATGAGCATGTTATCTAAGGTCTTCAGACGATTACAAGTTATCAGATATACAAGTTATCAGGTATCCTTTATGACAGCAACGAGACCCTCTTGAAAAtggttaaagacccaccacggaATAACTGTATTGTTTTGTGTTTCCATGACGGCAATAATAAAGAAATACACCAATAGATTGAGGAATACAAGTATCTATTTGCtatttgacagtgacatatattaagcTAAGACAATGAATTTAaagtcttaacattttattgaatgcaCAATACttggtgtatttatttaagatcttattgaatgtaaaatggttattcatctatgttttaaaactatactgaaaagagatatTCTGATGAAGTTGTGATAACAATTAATTCAAGAAGGACCTAAAGTTGTCCGCCTGTCCTTTTGTAATATAGCTTTATCATACCTGTTAATGAAGTTTATGTtgggaagtaggtcactagattgtGGCGGGTCTGTAACAAATAGACACTGAATGAGTCCTAACATGCAGTTTGCATTATGcaaacaaaatgtttcatttgtaatTAACACAAACCTTTTGCAGTCCTTGTGATCATTTGAGCTGAACTTGGTCGTCGTAAGAGCAGGTAAGTTTTTTATtcaacgttttaacaaaattacgTATATATTTCCACAAGGTAAAATCAATTTTGCCAAACAAATTGATTCATTCATCGTTTCCAATatatgtttaattattattaacaaCATTAGCCGAGCTACAGAGATACCTACGTGCTGATTTAACGCATTCACAGTTACATGTCGAGTAATCGCTAACACAGCTACGTgcacaatttttacatgtataacTATCAGTAACAGAGCTACTTGCTTATGTGCCTAGTTATCCCTAACATTGTTACATGCTTTACTATCGTTAAGAGGGCTACATGCATGCGTGCCTATGTATCTCTAGCATGCATGCTTTCGTGCCTAGTTATCTCTAACATAGTTACATGCTTCACTATCGCTAACACAGCTACATGCCTACTAGTCTATATATCTCTAACATAGTTACATGCTTAACTTTCGGTGACAGAGATACATGCCCGCTTGCCTAGTTATCTCTAACATAGTTACATGCTTAACTTTCGCTGACAGAGCTACATGCCCGCTTGCCTAGTTATCTCTAACATAGTTACATGCTTAACTTTCGCTGACAGAGCTACATGCCCGCTTGCCTAGTTATCTCTAACATAGTTACATGCTTAACTTTCGCTGACAGAACTACATGCCCGCTTGCCTAGTTATCTCTAACATAGTCACATGCTTACATTTCGCTGACAGAGCTACATGCTCGCTTGCCTAGTTATCTCTAACATAGTTACATGCTTAACTTTCGCTGACAGAGCTACATGCCCGCTTGCCTAGTTATCTCTAACATAGTGACATGCTTAACTTTCGCTGACAGAGCTACATGCTCGCTTGCCTAGTTATCTCTAACATAGTTACATGCTTAACTTTCGCTGACAGAGCTACATGCTCGCTTGCCTAGTTATCTCTAACATAGTTACATGCTTAACTTCCGCTGACAGAGCTACATGCTCGCTTGCCTAGTTATCTCTAACATAGTTACATGCTTAACTTTCGCTGACAGAGCTACATGCCCACTTGCCTAGTTATCCCTAACATAGTTACATCCTTAACTTTCGCTGACAGAGCTACATGCCTACTTGCCTAGTTATCCCTAACATTGTTATATGCTTAACTATCGTTAACAGAGCTACATGCATGCGTGCCTAGTTATCTCTAACATACATGCTTACGTGACTAGTTATCCCTAACATTGTTACATACTGAACTTTCGCCTGCCTATCGTTAACAGAGCTACATGTCTACGTGCCTAGTTTTCTCTAACATACATGCCTACGTGCCTAGTTATCCCTAACATTGTGACATGCTTAACTATCGTTAACAGAGCTACATGCCTGCATGCCTAGTTATCTCTAATAGTTATATGTTTACAATCGTTAACAGACACATGCTACGTGCCTAGTTACCCTAACATGTTACATGCTTACTATCGTTAAAGCCAAGCTACGTGCTAGTTACCATACATTGTTACAGCTTACTATCGTTAAGAGCCACTGCTCGTGCCTAGTTATCTCTAACATACATGCCTACGTGCCTAGTTATCTCTAGTATACATGCCTACGTGCCTAGTTATCTCTAGCATACATGCCTACGTGCCTAGTTATCTCTAACATATACATGCCTAACTACGCTAACGACCTAGTCTACTGCAGTATACTAACATAGTTACATGCTTAATTATCGTTAACAGACTACTGCTACGTCTAGTTTCTACATAGTTAACCTTAACTATCGCTACATGCTTCATGTCTACGTGCCTAGTTATCTTTAACATATATGCCTACGAGCTAGTATCTCTAAAATACATGCCTACGTACCTAGTTATCTTACATAGTTACATGCTTAACTATCGTTAACAGAGCTACATGCCTAGTTATCTCTAACATACGTGCCTAGTTATCTCTAACATACATGCCTACGTGCCTAGTTATCTCTAACATACATGCCTACGTGCCTAGTTATCTCTAACATACATGCCTACGTGCCTAGTTATCTCTAACATATATGCCTAGTTATCTCTAACATAGTTACATGCTTGACTATCGTTAACAGAGCTACATGCCTGCGTGCCTAGTTATCTCTAACATAGTTATATGTTTAACAATCGTTAACAGAGCCACATGCCTACGTGCCTAGTTACCCCTAACATTGTTACATGCTTAACTATCGTTAACAGAGCCACATGCCTACGTGCCTAGTTACCCATAACATTGTTACATGCTTAACTATCGTTAATAGAGCCACATGCCTACGTGCCTAGTTATCTCTAGTATACATGCCTACGTGCCTAGTTATCTCTAGCATACATGCCTACGTGCCTAGTTATCTCTAACATATTACATGCTTAACTATCGCTAACAGACCTACGTGCCTACTTGCCTAGTTATATCTAACATAGTTACATGCTTAATTATCGTTAACAGACTACATGCCTACGTTCCTAGTTATCTCTTACATAGTTACACGCTTAACTATCGCTAACACAGCTTCATGTCTACGTGCCTAGTTATCTTTAACATATATGCCTACGAGCCTAGTTATCTCTAAAATACATGCCTACGTACCTAGTTATCTCTAACATAGTTACATGCTTAACTATCGTTAACAGAGCTACATGCCTGCGTGCCTAGTTATCTCTAACATACATGCCTACGTGCCTAGTTATCTCTAACATACATGCCTACGTGCCTAGTTATCTCTAACATACATGCCTACGTGCCTAGTTATCTCTAACATACATGCCTAGTTATCTCTAACATAGTTACATGCTTGACTATCGTTAACAGAGCTACATGCCTGCGTGCCTAGTTATCTCTAACACACATGTTACATTCTTAAGggagttctgcacgtttggatcgaaattttttctacaatgtagaatttgatttaactctgatttttcaaaacttcagaatatacttaggaaattcagcaaataaaaagtataagtcgtgtgcttgattttttgctagactgatttgaaaaatttggacctcgggcaatttttcataatgggagtcaaAACATGGGAGTCAaacttttcaaaacatattttcgCGAATGGGATTTTTTCTACGAtgtggattttgatgaaacttttcacagttgtaaataaacatatggcctatgtggtgaaataaaatgtataggtccgtgtgcttagtTTTGAGATacttgaccatgattaaagtgaatcgaatatttcacgctaattttaagacattattttgaataatttaacatgtcatatgttttaatatcatattttgactttagaaatatggtgtcattttaataaatttactcacaatgtgtcattaattcataaaatgattttcatttccgtacgccgaatccaggctttattctacgttttccggataaatgacgttatgccatcacttccggtttatcaaacgtgcctGGATATCTCTAACATAGTTACATGTTTAACTAACAGTTCCATGAAATGTTATCGCTACCACAGTTGCATATCGAAGTTATGCTAGCACAGGTATATGCTGAGTTTTCATTAACGCTGATCCATGCCGAACTATCGCTACCGCAGTTGCATACCGAGTTATCATTAACGCAGTTTCATGCCGAACTAACGTTAACATAGCTACATGCTAACATAGTTACACGCCAAATAAAGCTAACAATGTTATACATGCCGAGTAATGTGTAACGAAGTTACATGCAGAGTTATCGCTAACACGGTGATTTGCAGAGCAATCACTAACACAGTTACCTGTCAAGCACGCAAATACATGCTGAGTTATCGCTCATGCAACTATGATGAGTTGCTGCTGAATGGCAGCTGACATAGTTACATGCCGAGTCAATGCTGCGATGGGACCGAGTCGCTACTACGATGTGCGATTGTTTTTTTACATCTTGAATTTTATACCTACTATTATGGTGTACTATTTTGATCGAAAGTTTACTTTGCGTGTGAGCAAAAAAaaacgtgcatatataaaaatatgcatgcacgcataagtatatatatatatgtgtatgtatacattttgtaggTGTACGTGCAAGTATGAAGGTGCAAAGATATATGAACGTGTACGCATATAAATAAGAGCACAGTGCACTTTGTAAAACTTTGcgttaatgtatatttttgaccCAGTGCACTTATAAATGTACAAGTGCACGGAATATTTAAGATCAAAGCTCCGCTTCGCACACActcacatttcaaaatatacgtgcatgTATGAAATTATGCGTGCACTTATGATTGTATACGTTCATGCATGTAGTTTTTTTATACGTATGCCGGTGCGCGCATATGTGGACATGCACGCATATATACGTTCGCTTGTAAATACACGTACACTTGTAAAATTATACGTAAAGTATATATAACTGCACACTAAAATACGTGCAACTCAGTATACAATTACACGTGTTGCCTTTTTTGAGGTCCATAAGGGGATTGATTGACCTTGGACAAGTGATATCGACCGAGGGCGTTGCCATTTCCCAGGTCGATACCGATCTAAATCCAACCtactttattttcaatttatgacTGATCAGGATTTACATTTACTAAGCTTCACCAACAGAttaacaaaattgtaaaaaaaaaacttcagcgctctatcattttattcaacactGCACATAGCTGATAAACATAAAAACAGTatgtaaagtacatgtacatcgGTGAAAAAGATTTTTTCCGACCAGGTCAATTTGTCCCCACCTACGAGTCAATAATCATGTGgccatgtattatatatttaataataatatccCATCATACCGACTGGCGACTGGCCTTTGTTGTTTGTATAAAATCACACATCCAAAATTAACCGGTGACATCAAGTATTCAAATATGTGATACCAACATTTAGAATCCATTGACATATCAGTAAGTGTTATTGAACAGTAAAGTTGTACCCCATAATTACTCTGTTGtcaatattcaaaatttcttCACTATACAGAATCTGACGTGTACCGGTTTAAACCAtgttaaaaattgtttatgatcTATGTCTATTTGAAAAGCGGTTACAACAAAAGAGTAAATTACATAACGAAGAAAATGCGAAATTGATTTCTTCTTTTGAAACTGTAAATGAAAATTCTTAAGTAAATATTTAAGATACCGGTACATAACAGGTCTATTCAAATCCTGTCATTGTAATAAGCATTTTTTCTTCACTTGAACAGGTTGAATGCATTATTTACACGAGAATTGTCTGAAATGAATATCCTTCTGAGACTCCAAACTTAATTTGTATAGATATAGCATTCGtatttcatatcaataaaatgaaatCTACAAGAAGACATTGCAGAAGTAgctaaataatagcagactcggtttttcAGATGACACACGCACCCCACCTCATCCCTCGCATTTTATAGCCGCCAGATGGCATTTAATGAAGGTTGCTACAAAGGTTGATCAAATCTAAAAGAAACAGCGCATGATCGGGCagccaaacattttatttgtagttATTGGTGTGTCAAATATTACCTTGCTAGCAATGTGTTTAAGCGTGTGAGATCTTACATTGCTCGACACATAACACGTGCGATCTAACATTGATCGACTCGTAACTCGTAAGATCTTACATTGCTCGACTGGTAACTTGTGAGAACTTACATCGATCGACACATAACTCGTGAGATCTTGCATTGCTCGACACATAACACGTGCGATCTAACATTGATCGACTAGCAACTCGTAAGATCTTACATTGCTCGACTGGTAACTTGTGAGATCTTACATCGATCGACACATAACTCGTGAGATCTTACGTCGCTCGATATGTAACACGTGCGATCTAACATTGATCGACTAGCAACTCGTAAGATCTTACATTGCTCGAATGGAAACTTGTGAGATTTTACATTGCTCGACTCGTATTTCGTGAGATCTTACATTGCTCAACTCGTACGTCGTGAGATCTTACATTGCTCAACTCGTAAATTGTGAGATCTTACATCGTTGGACTCGTAGTTGGTAGTATATTATATCGCATGACCCGTAACTAGTGAGACCTTACATCCTTTGACGCGTAGCTAGTGAGATAtaacatcaaatatatatattggtTTTCAGGAGTAATCGCGcttgaatatatttcaaaatgagcAATCCGCCGCCAGAATATTATGAAAAAGGTAGACCTCAACCTCATAGACAAAAAGGTTCGCAGCCACAACCGTATGGACAAAGAGGTCCTGAGCCACAACCGTATGGACAAAGAGGTCCGCAGCCAAAGCCGTATGGACAAGGAGGTCCGCAGCCACAGCCGTATGAACATATTGCTCTCAGTCAACCATATGATCCAGGTCAAATGAATCCCCAGCAACAATACGGCCAACATCCGCAACCTATGATGATGCATCCCCAACATCACACATCCACTACCGTGATCGTCCAGCAACCGACAGCCGTTCAGAACGACCGTATCCTTGGCCATAAAGACGGACATAGAGATTGGAGCAGTGGACTTTTCTCTTGTTGTGATGATGTTGAAAAATGTAGGTACAAGCTTGAAAAAGgatatatatagaaaaatataattttaccgtatgaatttttatataaagtttgactaCTCTATAGCAAAAGCATTTCACCTGACTGTCTGTACTGCTAAATTTCAGGATGTGATATTCATTCTTacattcttatgtaaaatcatgtTTTTACATTACAATGCTATACTGTCAAGCTATTGCACCGATCAAGTAGTTATTgtacatatttacatgtatgtggCCCATATGTAACTGACGACAAAGTGGTTGTATGTGACCAGTGTGTAACTGACCGACACTTTAATTAACAAGTGTGTTTTCGGTCCATATGCTGTCTAAGTTGTGCACTTGCTACTACTATCATCCAGTGCGCCCCATGTTTAGTCTAATGTGCACTGGCTGAAAATGTTTtctgatacaaaaataatccattCAGATTTTTACTGATTTGTAAATTCCTATGCCTTTGCTTGATTCAGAAACACACGATTCcttacagtaaaaactttattcCTTAGCTAATAGTTTGCCTTCTGTGCAATACATCTTGTACCAATAATAGGTGCCAACCGAGTGCTCATGTACAAAACAAGCAGTGGTTTTACTTGaataaaatacagccgaaaacaACGCtggaaataaattcaaatataggcataggaaatagagatcaatataattgcacctttactaatcctaccaggtgttctgtattacaaaaatggatctattgtgacattttgatacaagcaaaactgtattatctgcactattatttacctactggtacttcgttttattattggcttgttaaaagttaattttttaccatatgtaagttgacagaatcataggaaccatgtcttgaggggtaaatcaaacacaaatgaataaatccttaatgattttgttgtgcaaaaaagtatgatattgtgtcttaaacagttttcattttccactcaattgtgtaattgcaagggaagtaaactaatagatctctacttataagtactagcccaaggcaagagttgtcattctttgtggatcacaactttaaattaaaaattaaaacttctgttattgatattaacaaaactatcataaacttcacatttgtgaaatcatttttggttatttcaaggacttggaaattaatttctagactttatctAATGTagttctatcattgaaaattttagggcctatctctatcAAATACCTTAAATATACTCTATTTTTGTGTGGGACAATGTGAAGTTATTCAAATTCCTTCCATCATAACAatgacaacaagagctgtcaataagacagcgcgctttacttttctcagtgcttgactctgaattaaagctttgccagtaaaaaaaaatctaagttaaaaagggacataattctgtcaaaattcaaatcagagttatgggaattgtgtctcctatggtagactttgatagaaaataaatattttgagtttcaagtcaaaagctttaatggtaacagagatatttgactttatcaaaaaaacatttaaaaaattccaagttaaaaaggggcataattctgtcaaaattcaaatcagagtcatgggaattgtgtctcctggtgtagactttgatagtaaataactattttgagtttcaagtcaaaagctttaatagtaacagagatatttgactttatcaaaaattttaacaaaaaattctaagttaaaaaggggcataattctgtcaaaattcaaatcagagttatgggaattgtttttcctggtgaagactttgatggtaaataagtattttaagtttcaagtcaaaagctttgatagtaacagagatatttgactttttcaaaaattttaacaaaaaattctaagttaaaaaggggcataattctgtcaaaattcaaatcagagttatgggaattgtttttcctgctgaagactttgatagttaataactattttaagtttcaagtcaatagctttgatagtaacagagatatttgactttatcaaaaactttaaccaacgctgacgccgacgccggggcgagtgcaatagctctacattttcttcgaaaagtcgagctaataaacgACTGATTAAAACTGgttaaaatattgaatttctGACCAAAAAGTAAAAACACTAAAATGCACAAAGTCAACGCACTATTTCGTATTCAGGTAGAATGTACTTGAAAAATGGTCCGTCAGTTGTTTAGACTGCATGTAAACCTGAAGTTTTTacggcaggcagatatcggcctgCACTGCGGTAGGATAAAAGATTATTCTGTTAGGAAATTACCGTAAGCTACACGTGCACATATCATCGTAATTTAACGTCATATTATTACGTATAGCGTGTGAGCgatttttaatttacaatatttttgtaaatattgcaataatattaacggtaggcaagaaaaatgatcttggcagaaccaccgaccGCCCGGAAGCCAACTAGATGACTTCCTCGGGTAAAAAGTCTACACCGAAAACGAGATTTCGAACCAAATCGGCGAGGGACAATTGATTCAAAATcttcgaccttaaccactcggccacggaggacccACAACAATCTAAATTCGACTGAAATTATCAGTTATTGTATCTTAAGGCTTTCGAGTCACATTCATCACATTTTCACAAACAACGTAGCTAGCAGCTTCTACGGTTCAGGCATTAAAATCAAGACACTTCAATAAGTTATGGTTATCTATATAGTCAAATTTTAGGAGTTTTGACTCTGAATACTGAAAACTTGTTTCCATTTTATCCACATAAAATGTAGAACCTACTGGTGGAAATTAAATGCAAAcattcaaaaaatatttgttcgATCATGGAAAGTTTTCgtcattttattgaaattccgTACAGTATATCTTCATTAATACGCTTTACATCATTAGATGCACTTTATCGCAGTTAAACTATAGTACCTCCAAGGTTATGACAATTcctttttttaactgttttgcaAATGATGATTGCAAATTCCTggggaaaaacattttaaattatgaCATGTCTATATCCTAAGTTTCTAACAATCCTACTGTATATAGCTAGTTTAGAAGTACTTTTCGCAAAATCaaattgcaatttatttctgATACGTTCAATATTCAATTCTAAAATCAGTACGTGACTCGGCCTAACCCCTATTTCATCAGTATGTTCCACTACTTCGGAAGGAACTCCGAATCGAACGCCGATCCTTATCAGACGCTAAAAGGTATATGTGTATAACTAGCTTCATACTGCTGTTCTAATATAACACCTGGCGAATAAAGTTTGATTTTGACTGTCTTGTAACTTTGGATCGTTTTCGCCAGTCCTAGCTTATAATGTACGTTGGCATACTTTCAAGTATGTGGACAATGTGGTGGCTGAGTTGTGTCATTTCTGGCATTATAGTTTGACATACCTACAGGGATGTGGGTAATATGCTGTCAGATATTCTAGATGAATATACTTTCGGGTATGTGGTCAATGTACTTTCCGAGTTGTGTTAAAGTTAATATTCACTTTGACATACTTTCAGGAATGCGGGCTATTTCATGAACATACCGTtcaggccataccaaattgattaatagttcttcggaaaattttcaaaaaaaataggagcgggcgagcgaaatttttattttatttttttttctcaattttgattttttcagaggcgggtagattttacatggagcgagcgggctttttttatttttttccccagcttgaacccttgaggaggcggttatgattatatataaagttaacatttctttagaaataacacagaaatcaaatatttacagtgtgggtaacacagtatatagcttttctatatgttttaaagactacatgaatgattttgcaaataaattattGCCAGAACTCAATGaatcacttttttattttgtaattttaattactaaggaatgagtgtcttatttttaattttgatttttctacattaatctgaagatgTGCTtatttaatggcacaggatgaggaatatttaagacaaaacaggcacatgattgtgtggaataacatttcttctgaaacacagttagatggctttgacacatgaacaaatttgtgcccctagtggaactccaacgcacaggggaagtaataaaccacttgaccagtgagacctgACAGAactgggcatacagatgcttagacattgctcgaatccctttggaataatttttaacagatcatgatcaggctagcttaagcttttgtggtagagattcatttcaggcaaaaataataacagacggacaaagaacgATCCCAATATgaccacccttaaaagtgttgtttgttgtgctttgactgaactagaaatttagagttggggaagtctggtttttttcagtttctttcgttcaatcaatttacagccaatttcaaatatatcctggcatcatgtgtacaaacaggcaaaactgaggttacaaaaggacagaatttgttagaaattattttcataccaacactacttatttgaaaagctaaacaatttttaaattgactaaatgctttttgatagaatatctgactgatGTACTATTTAAAGGAGTTACGTTCAAAAATATTTGGgtcgagacaatgtgataggtcggtcaggatccgtgaacaaatatttttttaagatagtagttggcctcagctttgggctctagatctaacatgctgaattaaacaactgataacaaaaggtttGGAAACTTTATAtcatctgaacaatatttccaaatattttaactgcatccccgtgcacgtcttacaagtcggacttcgttcttttcactgtactgaacaaaagtagaatgtgcctatttcattacctacaggcacatcgaaggccatgtgtggcactagcacagacactccagatttaaaacagatgatgaacaacaccataattcctgacttttttgagtttggatcatcagctacatgtattacggactcatgaaatccgatcaatatcactttgacgcattaaaacagcgataaaacctgttttgccgttattattccggaccgcgtaatcgaaaaaaaaattttttttcggagatttttatgtacgtgcgggcgggtaatttttatttttttttctcgggaatggaattattgatgcggtagttccgacgaacgacatatcaatttggtatggcctcaACGTACTGTCAGAGATAAGTCCTAGTTTATATTCACTTTGACACATTTTCAGGTATGTGGACATGGTGCTGCCCGAGTTGCGTACTAGCTGATATCTCCGCTAGGCTTGGAGAATGTGCTTTCGTGACATGTTGTGTTCCCGGGGG
The sequence above is a segment of the Mercenaria mercenaria strain notata chromosome 3, MADL_Memer_1, whole genome shotgun sequence genome. Coding sequences within it:
- the LOC123525248 gene encoding placenta-specific gene 8 protein-like; the encoded protein is MSNPPPEYYEKGRPQPHRQKGSQPQPYGQRGPEPQPYGQRGPQPKPYGQGGPQPQPYEHIALSQPYDPGQMNPQQQYGQHPQPMMMHPQHHTSTTVIVQQPTAVQNDRILGHKDGHRDWSSGLFSCCDDVEKCMWTWCCPSCVLADISARLGECAFVTCCVPGGIATIRTRVRTLGGIRGSICKDYLATECCQLCVMCQIQRELEYMGL